The Candidatus Deferrimicrobiaceae bacterium genome includes a region encoding these proteins:
- a CDS encoding ATP-binding protein, producing MGRFSSAPARKAGFALLLFLLAAICVGLFTVIFENAKRDAVEQLNERQRIHARQAASGIEESFRNWTAILASLARIDDVVDVTPDGRADLDFFQEAHRDQVLSISRISETGVILYTVPFRGSIGSSIAGQAHVRRILAERKPVVSDVFRTVQGFDGVALHVPVFRRNAFKGTIAVVVNFQSLAKRYLEVIRVGKTGYAWVASENGAMLYHPNPDLVGQSVLAIGKGNPSFLAMTRQMLAGREGIAEYTLGPARPNGAKPANRHAVYLPVHLWNTFWSVAVGSSDDEVLASLASFRNRLALFLVAVLASAVVLSTMGAKAWLIVREEGERRRVEGELRESERRYRELFEKNPAPMLIYEKGTFDMLAVNDAFHFLYGYDDNDIRGMRLPDLYPEEEKAPVVAMASRLTGVAYVGEWHHRLKDGSLITIVVRSHDVDYMGRKGRLGVITDISGLKRAEELLRNLNETLEQKVRARTAELEKANATLSELDRLKSLFIASMSHELRTPLNSIIGFTGILLQGFAGPLNEEQAKQLGMVKGSARHLLDLITDIIDLSKIEAGKIGLDLGPVDLAQVAREVLGEFRVAAAQKSVSLSIDAPDRLPIEADARRVRQVLINLVGNAVKFTEGGSVSVSLTQEEETATVAVRDTGPGIRPEDLGKLFRQFSQVGLAETPKHEGTGLGLYLSRKLMRMMQGDIRVESTFGRGSVFIATLPASRATEGA from the coding sequence ATGGGTCGTTTTTCGTCCGCTCCCGCACGAAAGGCCGGCTTCGCCCTCCTGTTGTTCCTCCTGGCCGCCATCTGCGTCGGCCTGTTCACCGTCATCTTCGAAAACGCGAAGCGGGACGCCGTGGAGCAATTGAACGAGCGGCAGCGAATCCATGCCCGGCAAGCCGCGTCCGGCATCGAGGAGTCCTTCCGGAACTGGACCGCCATCCTGGCCTCGCTGGCCCGGATCGACGATGTCGTCGACGTCACGCCCGACGGCCGGGCGGACCTCGACTTCTTCCAGGAAGCCCACCGGGACCAGGTCCTGTCGATCTCCCGGATCAGCGAGACCGGAGTCATCCTCTACACGGTTCCCTTCAGGGGATCCATCGGGAGCAGCATCGCCGGGCAGGCGCACGTCCGCAGGATCCTGGCCGAACGGAAGCCGGTCGTCAGCGACGTCTTCCGCACGGTCCAGGGTTTCGACGGCGTGGCGCTCCACGTCCCGGTCTTCCGAAGGAATGCGTTCAAGGGAACGATCGCCGTCGTCGTGAATTTCCAGAGTCTCGCGAAGCGTTATCTCGAGGTGATCCGGGTCGGCAAGACCGGCTATGCGTGGGTCGCAAGCGAAAACGGGGCGATGCTTTATCACCCCAACCCCGATCTCGTCGGGCAATCGGTCCTGGCGATCGGAAAGGGGAATCCGTCTTTCCTCGCGATGACGCGGCAGATGCTCGCGGGACGCGAGGGGATCGCGGAGTACACGCTGGGGCCGGCCCGCCCGAACGGCGCCAAGCCGGCCAACCGGCACGCGGTCTACCTGCCCGTCCATCTCTGGAACACCTTCTGGTCCGTCGCCGTGGGCTCTTCCGACGACGAAGTCCTGGCTTCCCTTGCCTCGTTCCGGAACCGGCTGGCGCTGTTCCTGGTCGCCGTGCTGGCCTCCGCTGTCGTCCTTTCGACGATGGGCGCGAAGGCCTGGCTGATCGTCCGCGAAGAGGGAGAGCGCCGGCGGGTCGAGGGGGAACTGCGGGAGAGCGAGAGGCGATACCGGGAGCTGTTCGAGAAGAACCCCGCCCCGATGCTGATCTACGAGAAGGGTACGTTCGACATGCTCGCCGTGAACGACGCCTTCCATTTCCTGTACGGCTACGATGACAACGATATCCGCGGAATGCGGCTGCCCGACCTCTACCCCGAGGAGGAGAAGGCGCCGGTCGTGGCGATGGCTTCCCGCCTGACCGGGGTCGCCTACGTCGGCGAATGGCACCACCGCCTGAAGGACGGATCGCTGATCACGATCGTGGTCCGGTCGCACGACGTCGACTACATGGGCCGCAAGGGGCGCCTCGGCGTCATCACCGACATCTCGGGGCTGAAGCGGGCCGAAGAGCTGCTTCGCAACCTCAACGAGACGCTCGAGCAAAAAGTTCGGGCGCGCACCGCCGAGCTCGAGAAGGCAAACGCCACGCTCTCGGAGCTCGACCGGCTCAAGTCGCTGTTCATCGCGTCGATGAGCCACGAGCTGCGCACCCCCCTGAACTCGATCATCGGCTTCACGGGCATCCTGCTGCAGGGCTTTGCCGGCCCGCTGAACGAAGAGCAGGCCAAGCAGCTCGGCATGGTCAAGGGGAGCGCGCGGCACCTGCTCGACCTGATCACGGACATCATCGACCTGAGCAAGATCGAGGCCGGGAAGATCGGGCTGGACCTCGGGCCGGTCGACCTGGCCCAGGTCGCCCGGGAGGTTCTGGGCGAGTTCCGCGTCGCGGCTGCCCAGAAGTCCGTCTCCCTGTCGATCGACGCGCCGGATCGCCTCCCGATCGAGGCCGACGCGCGGAGGGTGCGGCAGGTACTCATCAACCTTGTCGGGAACGCGGTCAAGTTCACGGAGGGGGGAAGCGTGTCGGTTTCCTTGACGCAGGAAGAAGAGACGGCGACGGTGGCGGTCCGGGATACCGGCCCGGGAATCCGGCCGGAGGACCTCGGCAAGCTGTTCCGGCAGTTCAGCCAGGTCGGCCTGGCCGAGACGCCGAAGCACGAGGGGACGGGGCTCGGCCTCTACCTCTCGCGGAAGCTGATGAGGATGATGCAGGGAGACATCCGGGTCGAGAGCACGTTCGGGCGGGGAAGCGTCTTCATCGCGACGCTGCCGGCGTCCCGGGCGACGGAGGGGGCATGA
- a CDS encoding response regulator — MKKVLVVEDNEKNMYLICFILERMGHRAIRAGTGEDGVALALREQPDLILMDIQLPGIDGQEATRQIRQSAAGRAVPIVAITSFAMAGDRERLLSSGCTGYIEKPINPETIMGDIAGFLEEKT, encoded by the coding sequence ATGAAGAAGGTTCTCGTGGTCGAGGATAACGAGAAGAACATGTACCTGATCTGCTTCATCCTGGAGCGGATGGGACACCGGGCGATCCGGGCGGGGACCGGCGAAGATGGCGTCGCGCTCGCCCTCCGGGAGCAGCCCGACCTCATCCTCATGGACATCCAGCTTCCCGGCATCGACGGGCAGGAGGCGACGCGGCAGATCCGGCAATCCGCCGCGGGCCGGGCGGTCCCCATCGTCGCCATTACCTCCTTCGCCATGGCGGGCGACCGCGAGCGCCTCCTGTCCTCGGGATGCACCGGGTACATCGAGAAGCCGATCAATCCCGAAACGATCATGGGCGATATCGCCGGGTTCCTCGAGGAGAAGACATGA
- a CDS encoding response regulator, producing the protein MKILVVDDIPENVYMLESLFRGSGHAILTARNGEEALRRLRDEGADLVVSDILMPVMDGFQLCRAVRADEALRGIPFVFYTATYTDPKDCDFAMSLGADRFLVKPMEPADLLRSIDEVAAARRAAPEGDIAPSHAEEEFLRRHNETLFRKLNDKISDLEKANAKTRRDEARLECLLRIAQARFGSTQEMLDRALREALVLTGSQIGYLFRYDEGTEHFSLSGWAQDDKASYPIPEPSFDYELARTGLWGEAVRRRKPILLNDLRTENSLRHGMPEGHARLERFLTVPVLRHGYVVAVLGVADKPADYNETDARQLTLLMDTIWGMAERTQMERTIRESEKRFSDLMESVSLATLIVSSAGVVTFCNSFLLGMAGRTASEAVGGNWLDLFVPASQRASQSREIDAVAGTGAPRKFEGEVLTLGEKRRLVAWNACALRDGEGRITAVALVGFDVTDHRIVEEQLRQSQKMEALGTMAGGVAHDFNNVLTVILGCASLLKMGLEKSSKNESLANEIVASVERASEMTRSLLAFSRKQPANLFPWDINVVLVELKKSLKRLIREDIEFRATWHDHPVPVLLDRGQIEQVIVNLVVNARDAMPSGGVLSIATSTIEVREERDSELFRELRPGRYGVLTISDTGVGMDAETQKRAFEPFFTTKEQGKGTGLGLSIVYGIVTQHGGYIHLYSEKDWGTTFRVYLPLLPEGEEVPVVTPEAEIPRGTGTILLVEDEEAVRKITGTILESNGYRVLYAGDGEAGLAAFEENRDTIALVLSDLVMPRMNGRQMYDRICRVTAGVPVVFMSGYPDNLFSDGGGKDAPASFLQKPLSPGTLLRTVGDAIRRSGKETNA; encoded by the coding sequence ATGAAGATCCTTGTCGTGGATGATATTCCCGAAAACGTCTACATGCTCGAATCGCTTTTCCGGGGAAGCGGCCACGCGATCCTCACCGCCCGGAACGGGGAAGAGGCGCTCCGTCGGCTCCGGGACGAGGGAGCCGACCTGGTCGTGTCGGACATCCTGATGCCGGTGATGGACGGATTCCAGCTTTGCCGCGCGGTACGCGCGGACGAGGCGCTCCGGGGGATCCCATTCGTCTTCTATACCGCGACCTATACCGACCCGAAGGATTGCGATTTCGCCATGAGCCTCGGCGCCGACCGTTTCCTGGTCAAGCCGATGGAGCCCGCCGATCTCCTCCGGTCGATCGACGAGGTGGCCGCCGCCCGCCGAGCGGCGCCCGAAGGCGATATCGCTCCTTCGCACGCGGAGGAAGAATTCCTTCGCCGGCACAACGAGACGCTCTTCCGGAAGCTCAACGACAAGATCTCGGACCTGGAAAAGGCCAACGCGAAGACCCGCCGCGACGAGGCGCGCCTCGAATGTCTGCTGAGGATCGCGCAGGCCCGCTTCGGTTCGACGCAGGAGATGCTCGACCGCGCTCTCCGCGAAGCGCTTGTGCTGACGGGCAGCCAAATCGGCTACCTCTTCCGGTACGACGAAGGCACGGAGCATTTTTCCCTGAGCGGCTGGGCGCAGGACGACAAGGCCTCCTACCCAATTCCGGAACCCTCGTTCGACTACGAGCTTGCCAGGACCGGCCTTTGGGGCGAAGCGGTCCGCCGGCGAAAGCCCATCCTCCTGAACGACCTCCGGACCGAGAACTCCCTTCGCCACGGGATGCCGGAAGGACACGCCCGGTTGGAACGCTTCCTGACCGTTCCGGTCCTCAGGCACGGGTATGTCGTGGCGGTCCTCGGAGTGGCCGACAAGCCGGCCGACTACAACGAGACGGACGCGCGCCAGCTGACGCTCCTGATGGACACCATCTGGGGTATGGCGGAGCGAACGCAGATGGAACGGACCATCCGCGAGTCCGAGAAGCGCTTCAGCGACCTGATGGAGAGCGTTTCCCTGGCGACGCTCATCGTCTCCTCCGCGGGCGTGGTGACGTTCTGCAATTCCTTCCTCCTGGGGATGGCCGGGCGCACGGCATCCGAAGCGGTCGGCGGGAACTGGCTCGATCTGTTCGTCCCCGCTTCGCAGCGGGCTTCTCAATCCCGGGAGATCGACGCGGTCGCCGGGACGGGCGCCCCCCGGAAGTTCGAGGGCGAGGTCCTCACCCTGGGCGAGAAGCGCCGACTGGTTGCCTGGAACGCCTGCGCCCTGCGGGACGGCGAAGGCCGGATCACCGCGGTTGCCCTGGTCGGCTTCGACGTGACCGACCATCGGATCGTCGAGGAGCAGCTTCGCCAGTCACAGAAGATGGAGGCGCTCGGCACGATGGCGGGCGGGGTCGCCCACGACTTCAACAACGTCCTGACCGTGATCCTGGGCTGCGCCTCGCTCCTGAAGATGGGGCTCGAAAAGAGCTCGAAGAACGAGTCGCTGGCGAACGAGATCGTCGCCTCGGTCGAGCGCGCCTCCGAGATGACGCGAAGCCTGCTCGCCTTCAGCCGGAAGCAGCCGGCGAACCTGTTCCCGTGGGACATCAATGTGGTGCTTGTTGAGTTGAAGAAGAGCCTGAAGCGGCTGATCCGCGAGGACATCGAGTTCCGCGCCACATGGCACGACCATCCCGTCCCTGTGCTCCTGGACCGGGGGCAGATCGAGCAGGTCATCGTCAATCTGGTGGTCAATGCACGCGACGCGATGCCCTCGGGCGGCGTCCTGTCGATCGCCACCTCCACGATCGAGGTCCGCGAGGAGCGCGATTCCGAGCTGTTCCGCGAGCTGCGCCCCGGCCGGTACGGCGTCCTGACGATCTCCGACACCGGCGTCGGGATGGACGCCGAGACGCAGAAGCGGGCGTTCGAGCCGTTCTTCACGACGAAGGAGCAAGGCAAGGGAACCGGCCTCGGCCTTTCCATCGTCTACGGCATCGTCACCCAGCATGGGGGGTACATCCACCTCTACAGCGAGAAGGATTGGGGGACAACATTCCGGGTCTACCTCCCGCTCCTCCCCGAGGGGGAAGAGGTCCCGGTCGTCACCCCCGAGGCCGAGATCCCCCGCGGCACGGGAACGATCCTTCTGGTCGAGGACGAGGAAGCCGTCCGGAAAATCACCGGCACCATCCTGGAAAGCAACGGCTATCGCGTCCTGTATGCCGGGGACGGCGAGGCCGGGCTGGCCGCGTTCGAGGAGAACCGCGACACGATCGCGCTGGTGCTGTCCGATCTCGTCATGCCCCGCATGAACGGCCGGCAGATGTACGATAGGATCTGTCGGGTC